Below is a genomic region from Xiphophorus hellerii strain 12219 chromosome 17, Xiphophorus_hellerii-4.1, whole genome shotgun sequence.
AAAATCTGTATAATGTAGAGTCTTTAGAAAACTACTGATCACATAGTGCAAGGAAAATCTCTCACGGCTCAGCAGTGTTAACGCTTTAAATAATGAACTGTGTGcgcctgtgtgtgtgtcaggcGACACTCTGCCCGTCACTGTCTCTGCTGTGCGCTGCGTCCCCTGAGCAATGTTGCGAGAAGTCCAGAAAGATCCCGTCTGGTTCCAGCTCTGAGTCCAGAGACTCCGTGTTGTGGTCTGCCGTCATCTCTATGCTGGACGCCGGACTGGTCCCAGAACTCGTGTCTTGTGCAAGAACCTTGGAGGATGATGGAGAGTCAAACTCCAGAGAGTCAGTACAATGAGCGTCCTCAGCTGGAGACGGCTCGGGGAGGATGCTGGGAGAGGGCTGCTGTGGTTTGAGAGGGTGGATCATGGAGGGGCTGTCATTGTCTCGGAGCTGGAGGTCTTGACTGGAAGTTAAAGTGTCTGAACAAACAGTTATAGAAATTATGTTATAAGCagatgattttttgtttttgctgaaagAGAAACCTTAATGATAGGTGCTTCATAAAGATATTGACACCCATTGAAGTCTTTCCAAAATATATGAAAGTACAACACACAGTAGCATAACAATGGAAGGTAAACGGTACATGATTTTCAACTACTTTCACAGCTAAAATCCAACATGTTAGGCAAGCATTTGCATTGAGCTCCCTTTACTCTGACACTcctgaaaaaaatccacaacCTATTCACTCAAAACCCAAAATGAGAATAATTTAATCAAATGAAGCTATTGAGTGAAGGACCCAGAGGCATGTTAGagaaatttaatgaaaaatagaGAAAGCAACACAGTTCCGGCATACATCTGCTGTAAAATGTCCAGCAGTCAGGTCATAAAACAGCTAGAAACTAGCAATCAGGCCCAAAATCTGGATGTAGTaatggactcagacctgaaccatcagacacacataaaaacaatttaaaaggttatcacctgaagaacatttccaagattaaaggactaatgtcccaaCAAGATCTTGGAACatagaaactcatccatgtgtttaccTTTATTCAAACTGATTACTGCAGTAGTGTCTTTACAGGTCTGCTTAAAAAGTCACTCAGACAGCTGCTTGTGTTCTCACTAAACAtgggaagatagagcacattaagtccttccactggttccctgtagctcagataacagactttaaaatatttttgatagtATAAAAATCCCTGAATGGGCTGGCACCAAAATGTATTAAAGATCTGTTGGCCTTGTATTAACCTTACAGACCTCTCAGGCCTCTGGTTCTAGTCTCCTCAGCATTCCCACTCAAAACCAAACATGgtgaagcagcattcagtttttattctcctctaacctggaacaaacttccagagaATTGCAAAACACTGAGTTTCATTAAGTCTCTAGATCTCGAAATCTACTCCAAAACAGTtccagctgtaattgcagcaacaGGTGGATCTACAAAGTATTCTGACGGAAcgccacacatttcagatttcttgCTCgtaaagaaagaagagaaagaaaggaaaacgtAATTTTTCCTTTGCGATACAGAAGCTCTTTGTGTTGGTATATAACATAATATCCCATTAAGTACATTGGAGTTTGTGGAGTTTGTGGCTTCTGGGAagcacaataaagaaaaaataggcAGCTTCTGTTTGGCTTACCTGTCAGTGCAGCAGAGGTGGTTGACGCTGTGGAGGAGTTTGAAACGCTGGTGTCATCAGTCATCCTGGCAGCGCATTTATTCATTGAGCTGCTCTCCTCCATGCAAGATGACATCTCACAGACGGAGTGGCGTCTGATGCCCGTACTGCCACCTGAGGATGAGTCTATGTCATACTCAACAACAGGAGTCAGCATGGGAACGTTGTAGCTCTTAGAGCGGACCACTGGATTCTTCATAGTGGGAAAGCTGTGTGTTTTGGGAGCCCTTGAGTACTGCAACTTCTTTTCTACAGTGAATGAGggaaatgaagacattttgtaATACAGAATATATAGCGCCGtggaaaagagcagaaaaacccaaaaatacCTAACAAGCAGGATGAGCAGTGCAAATTGGAGGATTCGTCTCTGGAGTATAAACCATGAGTCCCCAGATACGGAGAGACTACCTTCTGGATGAGAGACTCCAGACGAAGGTAGTCGTCTGTTACACCTTTGGATTCATGGACTCCCTGGGTCAAAGACACACAAAGCCAAGTCAGAAAATgtacaaagcaataaaacattttgaggtaaaagaataaagacagaaatgtgACTTCCTGGGGTGTCGCACAATCTtcttaaaagaataaaagcatcAGAAATGTCTTTTGGGTCTTAGTTTAAAGCatgacatttatgtttgagcTGTACATTGTCCCTTTCTAAACAAAGTTTATTAATATGATTATAacaaaacctgcaaaaaaaaatcacaactgaAGTCTTGACAGAATTTAGCATTTTACAGATTTGGTTTAGCCGATATCAAtcatggtaaaaaaacaaaagcatcagCAGTAATCATAATcatggagacattttaaattttttttaaaaagcaacatatAACTTCAACACCAAAGATAAAGATTAATGTACCAGAGAAAATATGActaatggttttatttttagtcataaTAAATGTACTTCAGTTACTATAGTGCCCTCTTATGGAGAAAAGTAGACACTACGATTTAACTGGAAACATTGCAACCTCTGGGATGTTTGGCTCAATGAAggaataaaacaagcaaacaaatttattttgcgGGATTTAGAAGCTTGGCCAAAAAGTTAAGCAATAATATAAAGTTGATTCTGTTGCTGATTTCAACAATAATCATAAAAACCATTGAAGGAATGGGACAAAAATTCTCACATTTAAACCAGGCGGCCGCTGCAGAACTGAACTCCCTGAGAAAATCAATCAAGTTTCTATACTCTGAATCACCGAGCTGCTGCTTGAAAACCACAAAGATCAAAACCACATGAGTAGAGCACACGTCAGTGAAGTGGCGTCATGTGGtcttaaagaataaaaagaaaattaccaTCAGATGTGAACAAGGAGAAGCAAAGACAATTAGACCTAAACATTTTGCtccttttccttcctttcttccgtCCCTTGATTTTACAGTAAAGCAAACAGGGATTAAGCAAAAATACATGCTACTTTCTATGTGTGTCTACCGTTCTGTCTGGATGCCTGTGACCTCTGTGTGTGAATGTAGAAGAAGCAGATTTGGGTCAATGAGTCACTACATGTTAACCCAAACACAAAGAGATACAGACAGTCATACATGCACAGAGAACACAGGAGATATTTAATACTCAAACATGGTTAGTTGCCAATTAGTTGAACCCACCACAGCTAAATGATCCTCAAAGAAGAACTTGGCAGGAAATGCAACGTTGAACACAAAACGGTAacttaaaaaccaaaattattaACGTAACCAAGGGGGGAAATTATTTATTACCTCCTCAGGGGCTGAcct
It encodes:
- the LOC116737171 gene encoding proline-rich protein 5-like isoform X1, whose product is MEREGSFRRISRSLHSKLWLGTGSSSSLTDLSQAKGSPGGGEKGGTAGGLSEECGRNKETQQRRAGANATWNSIHNAVVSVFQKKDLGENELYTLNEGVRQLLKTELGSFFTEYLQNQLLTKGMVILRDKIRFYEGQKLLDSLADTWDFFFCDVLSILQAIFYPVQGKEPSVRQLALLHFRNIITLNLKLDEALSRPRARVPPSIIQMLMILQGVHESKGVTDDYLRLESLIQKVVSPYLGTHGLYSRDESSNLHCSSCLLEKKLQYSRAPKTHSFPTMKNPVVRSKSYNVPMLTPVVEYDIDSSSGGSTGIRRHSVCEMSSCMEESSSMNKCAARMTDDTSVSNSSTASTTSAALTDTLTSSQDLQLRDNDSPSMIHPLKPQQPSPSILPEPSPAEDAHCTDSLEFDSPSSSKVLAQDTSSGTSPASSIEMTADHNTESLDSELEPDGIFLDFSQHCSGDAAHSRDSDGQSVA
- the LOC116737171 gene encoding proline-rich protein 5-like isoform X2, whose product is MEREGSFRRSLHSKLWLGTGSSSSLTDLSQAKGSPGGGEKGGTAGGLSEECGRNKETQQRRAGANATWNSIHNAVVSVFQKKDLGENELYTLNEGVRQLLKTELGSFFTEYLQNQLLTKGMVILRDKIRFYEGQKLLDSLADTWDFFFCDVLSILQAIFYPVQGKEPSVRQLALLHFRNIITLNLKLDEALSRPRARVPPSIIQMLMILQGVHESKGVTDDYLRLESLIQKVVSPYLGTHGLYSRDESSNLHCSSCLLEKKLQYSRAPKTHSFPTMKNPVVRSKSYNVPMLTPVVEYDIDSSSGGSTGIRRHSVCEMSSCMEESSSMNKCAARMTDDTSVSNSSTASTTSAALTDTLTSSQDLQLRDNDSPSMIHPLKPQQPSPSILPEPSPAEDAHCTDSLEFDSPSSSKVLAQDTSSGTSPASSIEMTADHNTESLDSELEPDGIFLDFSQHCSGDAAHSRDSDGQSVA